A stretch of the Haloarchaeobius salinus genome encodes the following:
- a CDS encoding enoyl-CoA hydratase/isomerase family protein, whose protein sequence is MTDDSDDIRATESGNVTLERDDGVGRVTLDRPDAYNSLDAATARDLRAAVVELAEDDAVRCLVLGGNGPAFCSGADLGSFEGDASDRKRLDSVATPLHKAVETLATAKKPTVTAVAGVAAGGGLGLALAADVVLAHEDARFEFTYTRIGLSGDGGSTWFLPRLLGYRRAREFALLDEPISAEEAAAEGLATEAVPADEFEARVDEVAKQFADGPTRAYANIKRLLARSEDRDLPAQLAAEKDTITRLSSSADYATGYEAFFGDGEPEFEGR, encoded by the coding sequence ATGACAGACGATTCCGACGACATCCGAGCCACGGAGTCCGGCAACGTGACCCTCGAGCGCGACGACGGCGTCGGCCGCGTCACGCTGGACCGACCGGACGCGTACAACTCCCTCGACGCGGCGACGGCGCGGGACCTCCGCGCGGCGGTCGTCGAACTCGCCGAGGACGACGCCGTTCGCTGTCTCGTCCTCGGCGGCAACGGGCCGGCGTTCTGCTCGGGCGCGGACCTCGGCTCGTTCGAGGGCGACGCCTCGGACAGGAAGCGCCTCGATTCCGTGGCGACGCCGCTGCACAAGGCCGTCGAGACGCTCGCCACCGCGAAGAAACCGACCGTGACCGCCGTAGCGGGCGTCGCTGCCGGCGGCGGGCTCGGCCTCGCACTCGCCGCCGACGTGGTGCTCGCCCACGAGGACGCGCGGTTCGAGTTCACCTACACCCGCATCGGGCTGTCGGGTGACGGCGGCTCGACCTGGTTCCTCCCACGACTGCTCGGCTACCGGCGCGCCCGCGAGTTCGCGCTCCTCGACGAGCCCATCTCCGCCGAGGAGGCCGCCGCCGAGGGTCTCGCGACGGAAGCCGTTCCGGCCGACGAGTTCGAGGCCCGTGTCGACGAGGTTGCGAAGCAGTTCGCGGACGGCCCGACGAGAGCCTACGCGAACATCAAGCGCCTCCTCGCTCGCAGCGAGGACCGCGACCTGCCCGCACAGCTCGCGGCCGAGAAGGACACCATCACTCGACTCTCCAGCAGTGCGGACTACGCGACGGGCTACGAGGCGTTCTTCGGCGACGGGGAGCCGGAGTTCGAGGGCCGATAG
- a CDS encoding NAD(P)/FAD-dependent oxidoreductase, translating to MEHVDVAIVGGGPAGTSAAIEAAYHGADTVVLEKGVPRADREGLGPDSTDAAGMLDYWIDIMDLDVSELPEGVVLQELDGVDFVGPATTTHMSSTGIDSSYDRFGFTFQRARMDDWLRERAEDEGAQYHVGVSVRGVDSDLDEEYRHTVHLADGEDVAARYLVLADGPQRTVTIPTLDQFLPGDRSVADVMASTKANHIAYQEHRRVPEAVFEENNLKFWWGWMPGETAYPWIFPNDENIARIGLTMPIGMTLDDVENPEAYRLLEPEDESLPRAGEYIRRLLEIEYGDEYDIEADFPLVEDRGKSGGTETYPISSTRPIDSPVEAGVAVAGGAMGTTSAFHEGGYHVAARSGKLAGRLAAVDSLHRYNDVWKNIIGEELVRNISFADIVKSYEPDDWDRTFGIANRLMSESAHELIETNFSGGLAGLKLVYQYKKRKRNFLKNGYVQIREDEYTV from the coding sequence ATGGAACACGTGGACGTGGCTATCGTCGGCGGCGGTCCAGCGGGGACCAGCGCCGCCATCGAGGCGGCATACCACGGTGCCGACACCGTGGTGCTGGAGAAGGGCGTCCCCCGCGCCGACCGCGAGGGGCTCGGCCCTGACTCGACGGACGCCGCCGGGATGCTCGACTACTGGATCGACATCATGGACCTCGACGTCTCCGAGCTGCCCGAGGGCGTCGTCCTGCAGGAGTTAGACGGCGTGGACTTCGTCGGGCCTGCGACGACCACCCACATGAGCAGCACGGGTATCGACTCGTCCTACGACCGGTTCGGCTTCACGTTCCAGCGCGCCCGGATGGACGACTGGCTCCGCGAGCGCGCCGAGGACGAGGGCGCGCAGTACCACGTCGGCGTCTCGGTGCGGGGCGTCGACTCGGACCTCGACGAGGAGTACCGCCACACGGTCCACCTCGCCGACGGCGAGGACGTGGCGGCGCGCTACCTCGTGCTCGCCGACGGCCCGCAGCGCACCGTCACCATCCCGACGCTCGACCAGTTCCTCCCCGGGGACCGCAGCGTCGCCGACGTGATGGCATCGACGAAGGCCAACCACATCGCCTACCAGGAGCACCGCCGGGTGCCCGAGGCGGTGTTCGAGGAGAACAACCTCAAGTTCTGGTGGGGGTGGATGCCCGGCGAGACGGCGTACCCGTGGATCTTCCCGAACGACGAAAACATCGCCCGCATCGGGCTCACGATGCCCATCGGGATGACGCTGGACGACGTCGAGAACCCCGAGGCGTACCGCCTGCTCGAACCCGAGGACGAGAGCCTCCCCCGCGCCGGCGAGTACATCCGCCGGCTGCTGGAGATCGAGTACGGCGACGAGTACGACATCGAGGCGGACTTCCCGCTCGTCGAGGACCGCGGCAAGTCCGGCGGCACCGAGACGTACCCCATCTCCTCCACCCGGCCCATCGACTCGCCCGTGGAGGCCGGCGTCGCCGTCGCCGGCGGCGCGATGGGCACAACCTCCGCGTTCCACGAGGGCGGCTACCACGTCGCCGCACGGTCGGGCAAGCTCGCCGGCCGCCTCGCCGCGGTCGACTCGCTGCACCGCTACAACGACGTCTGGAAGAACATCATCGGCGAGGAGCTCGTCCGCAACATCTCGTTCGCGGACATCGTCAAGTCCTACGAGCCGGACGACTGGGACCGCACGTTCGGCATCGCGAACAGGCTCATGTCCGAATCCGCCCACGAGCTCATCGAGACCAACTTCTCCGGCGGCCTCGCCGGTCTGAAGCTCGTCTACCAGTACAAGAAGCGAAAGCGGAACTTCCTGAAGAACGGCTACGTCCAGATCCGCGAGGACGAGTACACCGTCTGA
- a CDS encoding helix-turn-helix transcriptional regulator yields MDTAIQAIEFLARSEHRVAALEAFREAARDRRDLRATTGASDPTIGRIIRDFEDRSWLTRDGPNYELTPLGEYVAERFFELREGMRTGETLQEVWRWLPREMDGFEVEQFEDVVVAYPGPNYPYTPVERVTHLLESTDSIRGLGTTIYKSGNLEVFCRRVLEGMEMEYIYSRPVLQAVVDWNPELVASAFECDNCTVFLHDDLPDDTRCGLNVMDDCIGICGHDPETAQLQAVIDTASPEAREWAEAVYARCRAEARPFDSQELTPSEPGMREDRLRVESQ; encoded by the coding sequence ATGGATACCGCGATACAGGCCATCGAGTTTCTGGCACGCTCGGAGCATCGCGTCGCGGCACTGGAGGCCTTCAGGGAGGCTGCGCGGGACCGCCGCGACCTCCGCGCGACGACGGGGGCGTCGGACCCGACCATCGGACGGATCATCCGGGACTTCGAGGACCGCTCGTGGCTCACACGCGACGGCCCGAACTACGAACTCACACCGCTTGGCGAGTACGTGGCCGAACGGTTCTTCGAACTGCGCGAGGGGATGAGAACGGGCGAGACACTCCAGGAGGTCTGGCGGTGGTTGCCGCGGGAGATGGATGGGTTCGAGGTCGAGCAGTTCGAGGACGTCGTCGTCGCGTACCCCGGGCCGAACTACCCGTACACGCCCGTCGAACGGGTGACCCACCTCCTCGAATCGACCGATTCCATCCGGGGGCTCGGGACGACGATCTACAAGTCGGGGAACCTCGAGGTCTTCTGCCGACGTGTGCTGGAGGGAATGGAGATGGAGTACATCTACTCGCGTCCAGTGCTCCAGGCGGTCGTGGACTGGAATCCAGAGCTGGTGGCCAGCGCGTTCGAGTGTGACAACTGCACCGTCTTCCTCCACGACGACCTGCCAGACGACACCCGGTGTGGCCTCAACGTCATGGACGACTGCATCGGCATCTGTGGGCACGACCCGGAAACCGCCCAGTTACAGGCAGTGATAGACACGGCGTCCCCCGAGGCACGCGAGTGGGCGGAGGCGGTCTACGCCCGGTGCCGGGCGGAGGCGCGACCATTCGACAGCCAGGAACTGACTCCGTCCGAACCAGGCATGCGGGAGGACCGGCTCCGTGTCGAGTCGCAGTAA
- a CDS encoding cupin domain-containing protein translates to MKQAKEAVPVRVDTPAAVARQQMGFGDTSGYGELSGEYFTFASGTDLTPLLTGLEDDLCQCPHWGYVLEGELAAEYADGREEISQAGELFYWPPGHTIRANDASEIVMFSPQEEHAAVLDHVLAKVSEGG, encoded by the coding sequence ATGAAACAAGCGAAAGAAGCGGTGCCAGTCAGAGTCGACACGCCCGCCGCGGTCGCCCGCCAGCAGATGGGGTTCGGCGACACGAGTGGGTACGGAGAGCTCAGTGGTGAGTACTTCACGTTCGCTTCCGGGACGGATCTCACGCCCCTCCTGACCGGACTGGAGGACGACCTCTGCCAGTGTCCCCACTGGGGGTACGTGCTGGAAGGCGAGCTGGCCGCGGAGTATGCGGACGGACGTGAGGAGATATCCCAGGCCGGCGAGCTCTTCTACTGGCCGCCCGGCCACACGATCCGGGCCAACGACGCCTCCGAGATAGTCATGTTCAGCCCACAGGAAGAGCACGCAGCAGTCCTCGATCACGTCCTGGCGAAAGTGAGCGAGGGTGGATGA
- a CDS encoding lipopolysaccharide biosynthesis protein, whose protein sequence is MKRLIPTESTDTDDSVATDDIPDDEREALLTIGHGAVVTSGGQSLQRALTTATEYALAQGLGPVVYGVYAFAWRVTQLLFRLVNFGSVGTLQRYLSAYSDEPKRQGRVVALSYLTTVAVGLVIAGGLLLGGDWLNRATVAHPEFPPTVRLFAVLLILVGLVNIHAGVLRATRSARGEVLFNRVLRPAVRLVGAVGALLLGYSVVGVAGAFVVGMAALALVGFPVVVSATGIRPTLSGVRSEARRFYNHSGPIALSSLGKVFQNRVDVMLVGFLLTASAAGVYNVVLVLVSLAWIPLLSFNMLLPPVASGLYADDEMATLNGVYSAVTRLIVTCVVPILAVLVVYGRPILAVFGSNFTAGYVPLVVYLGGVLVGSAVGATGWLLMMTDHQYARMALDWLLAVLNTVLTFAFVREFGLVGAALGTAVAIAVQNGIQVVLLRRFEGLWPFDATFLKPLGAGVATVCVMLLVRESLAGYGGVAVGLGLGAVTYVGTLVLLGVNDRDRLVVGTLAARYRHGITATVTDHNSRE, encoded by the coding sequence ATCAAGCGACTTATCCCGACGGAATCGACAGACACGGACGACAGCGTGGCCACAGACGACATCCCCGACGACGAGCGCGAGGCGCTGCTGACCATCGGCCACGGTGCGGTCGTCACCTCCGGCGGCCAGTCCCTCCAGCGCGCGCTGACGACCGCGACCGAGTACGCCCTCGCACAGGGGCTCGGTCCGGTCGTCTACGGCGTCTACGCGTTCGCCTGGCGGGTCACCCAGCTGCTGTTCCGGCTCGTGAACTTCGGGTCGGTCGGCACGCTCCAGCGGTACCTCTCGGCCTACTCCGACGAACCGAAACGGCAGGGGCGCGTGGTGGCGCTTTCGTACCTGACGACGGTCGCCGTCGGACTCGTCATCGCCGGCGGACTGCTCCTCGGCGGCGACTGGCTCAACCGGGCGACCGTCGCCCACCCCGAATTCCCGCCGACCGTGCGGTTGTTCGCCGTGCTGCTGATCCTCGTCGGGCTGGTCAACATCCACGCCGGCGTCCTCCGGGCGACGCGGTCGGCCCGCGGCGAGGTGCTGTTCAACCGCGTTCTCCGTCCGGCCGTGAGGCTGGTCGGCGCGGTCGGGGCCCTGCTCCTCGGCTACTCGGTCGTCGGCGTCGCCGGCGCGTTCGTCGTCGGGATGGCCGCGCTCGCACTCGTAGGGTTCCCGGTCGTCGTCTCGGCGACCGGTATCAGACCCACCCTGTCTGGGGTCCGCTCCGAGGCGCGGCGGTTCTACAACCACTCCGGCCCCATCGCCCTGAGCAGTCTGGGCAAGGTGTTCCAGAACCGCGTCGACGTGATGCTGGTCGGCTTCCTGCTCACGGCGAGCGCCGCGGGCGTGTACAACGTCGTGCTCGTCCTCGTGTCGCTGGCGTGGATCCCCCTGCTCTCGTTCAACATGCTCCTGCCGCCGGTCGCGTCGGGGCTCTACGCCGACGACGAGATGGCGACGCTCAACGGGGTGTACTCTGCGGTGACGCGTCTCATCGTCACCTGCGTCGTCCCCATCCTCGCGGTGCTGGTCGTCTACGGCCGGCCCATCCTCGCGGTGTTCGGCTCGAACTTCACGGCGGGCTACGTGCCGCTGGTGGTGTACCTCGGCGGCGTCCTCGTCGGCAGCGCGGTCGGCGCGACGGGCTGGCTGCTGATGATGACCGACCACCAGTACGCCCGGATGGCGCTGGACTGGCTGCTGGCGGTGCTGAACACGGTGCTGACGTTCGCGTTCGTCCGGGAGTTCGGGCTGGTCGGGGCGGCACTCGGGACCGCCGTCGCCATCGCCGTCCAGAACGGCATCCAGGTCGTCCTCCTACGCCGGTTCGAGGGACTGTGGCCGTTCGACGCGACGTTCCTCAAACCGCTCGGGGCCGGCGTGGCGACGGTGTGCGTGATGCTCCTCGTCCGCGAGTCGCTCGCCGGCTACGGTGGCGTCGCCGTCGGGCTCGGGCTGGGTGCCGTGACCTACGTCGGCACGCTCGTCCTGCTCGGCGTCAACGACCGCGACCGGCTCGTCGTGGGAACGCTCGCCGCCCGGTACCGCCACGGGATCACCGCGACAGTCACGGACCACAACTCTCGGGAGTAG
- a CDS encoding alpha/beta hydrolase family protein yields the protein MTDTSAAAGTARTFARRFLDGEFDPATDLLTEDGHEAVVESFPEAFREPETDAADAFEAYWWGLHGQYGEARGVREVTVDGDEAAVELSFEAGSETAHVGVEADGITDLRFDPEYEVPGYVDEEAVTERDVTVDVDDVALDARLAVPDGDGPVPGVVLVHGAGIHDPDGTAGASKILKDLAWGLASEGVATLRYEKRLAEHEVPDAEFTLDRVVVDDAVVAVDTLADADAVREDAVFVAGHSQGGMAAPRIAERHGGVAGVVNLDGSPDPGLDPAHADIIRYEFDVHGELTDEQEAQVAEDRETLRRIQAGEFDDDETIMGRPGVWHRSLNAYDPSGTASALGVPVFVANTFRVDEAVQPELAAFIRDRYETWRHADLPDGSRVAMYEGLDHYFQAGFAPTNPLSLEFGGNVAADVVADLADWLHDHGSRR from the coding sequence ATGACCGACACGAGCGCAGCCGCCGGGACGGCACGGACGTTCGCGAGACGGTTCCTCGACGGCGAGTTCGACCCGGCGACGGACCTGCTCACCGAGGACGGCCACGAGGCGGTCGTCGAGTCGTTCCCCGAGGCGTTCCGGGAGCCCGAGACGGACGCCGCTGACGCGTTCGAGGCGTACTGGTGGGGGCTCCACGGCCAGTACGGCGAGGCCCGGGGCGTCCGAGAGGTGACCGTCGACGGCGACGAGGCCGCGGTCGAACTCTCGTTCGAGGCGGGCTCGGAGACGGCCCACGTCGGCGTCGAGGCCGATGGCATCACCGACCTCCGGTTCGACCCAGAGTACGAGGTCCCCGGTTACGTCGACGAGGAGGCGGTCACCGAGCGCGACGTGACGGTCGACGTCGACGACGTCGCACTCGACGCCAGGCTCGCGGTTCCCGACGGTGACGGCCCGGTCCCCGGCGTCGTGCTCGTCCACGGTGCCGGTATCCACGACCCCGACGGGACCGCCGGCGCGTCGAAGATACTGAAGGACCTCGCGTGGGGCCTCGCCAGCGAGGGGGTCGCCACGCTCCGGTACGAGAAGCGCCTCGCCGAGCACGAGGTACCGGACGCCGAGTTCACGCTGGACAGGGTGGTCGTCGACGACGCCGTCGTGGCGGTCGACACGCTCGCCGATGCGGACGCAGTGCGCGAGGACGCCGTGTTCGTCGCGGGCCACAGCCAGGGTGGGATGGCAGCGCCCCGCATCGCCGAACGCCACGGTGGTGTGGCCGGCGTCGTGAACCTGGACGGCTCGCCGGACCCCGGGCTCGACCCGGCACACGCGGACATCATCCGGTACGAGTTCGACGTCCACGGCGAGCTCACGGACGAGCAGGAGGCACAGGTCGCCGAGGACCGCGAGACGCTCCGCCGCATCCAGGCGGGCGAGTTCGACGACGACGAGACCATCATGGGCCGCCCCGGCGTCTGGCACCGGAGCCTGAACGCGTACGACCCCTCGGGGACCGCCAGCGCCCTCGGTGTGCCCGTATTCGTCGCGAACACGTTCCGGGTCGACGAGGCGGTCCAGCCCGAGTTGGCCGCCTTCATCCGCGACAGGTACGAGACGTGGCGGCACGCCGACCTCCCGGACGGGAGTCGCGTCGCGATGTACGAGGGCCTCGACCACTACTTCCAGGCGGGATTCGCACCGACGAACCCGCTCAGTCTCGAGTTCGGCGGGAACGTCGCCGCGGACGTGGTGGCTGACCTCGCCGACTGGCTGCACGACCACGGTTCCCGTCGGTAG
- a CDS encoding pyridoxal-phosphate-dependent aminotransferase family protein, whose product MEKREYRDDYREKTLYIPGPTEVREDVIEEMAQPMFGHRMDRMTDLYTTIVEDTKAFLGTDHEVVILTASGTEFWEASTLNLVDENILVPTCGSFSERHANVAERLGKDVDRLEYEWGQAVKPEDIRAHLESSDKHYDVVATVMNESSTGVRNPIEEIGDVIAEYPDTYFVVDAVSALGGDYVDIDAHDIDVIFASTQKAFAMPPGLAVCVVSDDAYEREVETETSSWYGGFRRTIDYYDRKGQTHSTPAIPVMLAYRKQMKYMLEEGHEARDERHREMAAYTQEWAAEHFDMFPEDGYESQTVSCIENTQGIDVAATIERVSEEYDFAFSNGYGSQLGEQTFRIGHMGEHDVESIRALTDAIEDVAGL is encoded by the coding sequence ATGGAGAAACGCGAATACAGAGACGACTACCGCGAGAAGACGCTGTACATCCCCGGTCCGACCGAGGTCCGCGAGGACGTCATCGAGGAGATGGCGCAACCGATGTTCGGCCACCGGATGGACCGGATGACGGACCTGTACACGACCATCGTCGAGGACACGAAGGCGTTCCTCGGCACCGACCACGAGGTGGTCATCCTCACCGCGTCGGGAACCGAGTTCTGGGAGGCGTCGACGCTCAACCTCGTCGACGAGAACATCCTCGTGCCGACGTGTGGCAGCTTCAGCGAGCGCCACGCCAACGTCGCCGAGCGGCTCGGGAAGGACGTCGACCGACTGGAGTACGAGTGGGGACAGGCGGTCAAACCCGAGGACATCCGCGCCCACCTCGAATCCAGCGACAAGCACTACGACGTGGTCGCGACCGTGATGAACGAGTCCTCGACCGGCGTCCGCAACCCCATCGAGGAGATCGGCGACGTGATCGCGGAGTACCCGGACACGTACTTCGTGGTCGACGCCGTCTCCGCCCTCGGGGGTGACTACGTCGACATCGACGCACACGACATCGACGTCATCTTCGCGTCGACCCAGAAGGCGTTCGCGATGCCGCCCGGGCTCGCGGTCTGTGTCGTCAGCGACGACGCCTACGAGCGCGAGGTCGAGACGGAGACATCGTCGTGGTACGGCGGCTTCCGGCGCACCATCGACTACTACGACCGGAAGGGTCAGACCCACTCCACGCCCGCCATCCCGGTCATGCTCGCCTACCGCAAGCAGATGAAGTACATGCTCGAGGAGGGCCACGAGGCCCGCGACGAGCGCCACCGCGAGATGGCCGCGTACACCCAGGAGTGGGCAGCGGAGCACTTCGACATGTTCCCCGAAGATGGCTACGAGTCCCAGACCGTCTCCTGCATCGAGAACACGCAGGGCATCGACGTCGCCGCGACCATCGAGCGGGTGAGCGAGGAGTACGACTTCGCGTTCTCGAACGGCTACGGCTCCCAGCTCGGCGAGCAGACGTTCCGCATCGGCCACATGGGCGAGCACGACGTCGAGTCCATCCGCGCGCTGACCGACGCCATCGAGGACGTCGCCGGGCTGTAG
- a CDS encoding GNAT family N-acetyltransferase translates to MTDRVEIEDSSERFDNAVEVIESVGGELHDCYLTMGEYDSVTVAEFPDDDAAAKTLPRIVQAGAASSETMQAWPREGSHEHVTNLPRAAGRTAIRVSVLQFPMGRFEQFEHDRRRRIYEYVESQGAVEPETVRRNVLVTPETSSKPARSGPNLPPSTPMSFREFRDHVSTLERDGYLTERDGRLRVALPMTDAETTVELDDETEATVRPARQEDMDGVVGVVEILAAEDAYAVARRLADQVAREDVLLRHNEAGNRVFFVATVDDETVGWLHVEAVSSPMMDHTAELTVGVLAQYRGHGLGSTLMERGLDWAREQGLRKVYQSLPATNERAIGFLEDAGWSVESTREGHYHVDDELVDEVQLAIWLDA, encoded by the coding sequence GTGACGGACCGTGTCGAGATCGAGGACAGCTCGGAGCGTTTCGACAACGCCGTCGAGGTCATCGAGTCCGTCGGCGGTGAGCTCCACGACTGCTACCTCACCATGGGGGAGTACGACTCCGTGACCGTCGCCGAGTTCCCGGACGACGACGCGGCGGCGAAGACGCTCCCCCGCATCGTCCAGGCCGGCGCGGCCAGCTCCGAGACGATGCAGGCCTGGCCCCGGGAGGGGTCCCACGAGCACGTCACGAACCTGCCCCGAGCGGCCGGCCGAACAGCTATCCGGGTGAGCGTGCTACAGTTCCCCATGGGTCGCTTCGAGCAGTTCGAGCACGACCGACGGCGGCGCATCTACGAGTACGTGGAGTCACAGGGCGCGGTGGAGCCGGAGACGGTCCGTCGGAACGTGCTCGTCACGCCCGAGACGAGTTCGAAGCCCGCGCGCTCCGGACCGAACCTCCCCCCGTCGACACCGATGTCGTTCCGTGAGTTCCGGGACCACGTCTCCACCCTGGAGCGCGACGGCTACCTGACCGAGCGCGACGGCAGGCTCAGGGTCGCGCTCCCGATGACCGACGCCGAGACGACCGTCGAACTCGACGACGAGACCGAGGCGACCGTCCGTCCGGCGAGACAGGAGGACATGGACGGTGTCGTGGGCGTCGTCGAGATCCTCGCGGCCGAGGACGCCTACGCCGTCGCCCGTCGGCTCGCTGACCAGGTCGCCCGGGAGGACGTGCTCCTCCGGCACAACGAGGCAGGGAACCGGGTGTTCTTCGTCGCGACCGTCGACGACGAGACCGTCGGCTGGCTCCACGTCGAGGCCGTCTCGTCGCCGATGATGGACCACACCGCCGAGCTGACCGTCGGCGTGCTGGCGCAGTACCGCGGCCACGGGCTCGGCTCGACGCTCATGGAGCGCGGCCTCGACTGGGCGCGCGAGCAGGGCCTGCGGAAGGTGTACCAGAGCCTGCCGGCGACGAACGAGCGGGCCATCGGGTTCCTCGAGGACGCGGGCTGGTCGGTGGAGTCGACGCGCGAGGGCCACTACCACGTCGACGACGAGCTGGTCGACGAGGTGCAGCTGGCCATCTGGCTGGACGCGTAG
- a CDS encoding NAD(P)/FAD-dependent oxidoreductase, with protein sequence MTLATVPQYDDDRLSTRSERAVVGGGGVSGLLAARVLADAYESVTVLERDAVPDGPDPRRGVPQSHHIHVLLEAGRATLESLLPGYGTDLQAAGGLEIDSATDLAFFAEGDFLAPGPTPLPHFAATRPLYEQVLRSRVAALDGVTLRPRTRLTEYRLDDAGEAVTGVVVQSERGGREELDAALVVDATGRTSRTPAWLDSSGFEPPPVDEVHIDLAYSTALVDRPPADNTAYLVTPSADEPRGAGVLPVEDDRWVVTLAGLHGDHPPTDLDGLRRFAAGLPIPDVATLLEERTVVGDGIAHYPFPSNVRRRYEALARVPEGLLVVGDGIASFNPLYGQGMSVAALESLVLHDVLASTDDTTLAPRFYERASDVVDVAWRLAIGSDFQFPETTGDKPRGTDLMNRYVSRLTRRAHDDGQLRDAFVRVMMMDRPPNSLFEPRILWRVLAPRPVQTVAR encoded by the coding sequence ATGACGTTGGCAACCGTTCCACAGTACGACGACGACCGGCTATCGACGCGGAGCGAGCGCGCCGTCGTCGGCGGCGGCGGCGTGTCCGGACTGCTCGCGGCCCGTGTCCTCGCCGACGCGTACGAGTCGGTCACGGTGCTCGAACGGGATGCAGTCCCCGACGGTCCCGACCCCCGGCGGGGCGTCCCGCAGTCCCACCACATCCACGTCCTGCTGGAGGCCGGGCGGGCCACGCTCGAGTCGCTCCTCCCGGGGTACGGGACCGACCTGCAGGCCGCCGGTGGGCTGGAGATCGACAGCGCGACCGACCTCGCGTTCTTCGCGGAGGGTGACTTCCTGGCACCCGGGCCGACCCCGTTGCCGCACTTCGCCGCGACACGACCGCTGTACGAGCAGGTGCTCCGGTCGCGGGTCGCCGCACTCGACGGCGTCACGCTCCGCCCTCGTACGAGGCTCACGGAGTACCGTCTCGACGACGCCGGCGAGGCGGTGACCGGGGTCGTCGTGCAGTCCGAACGCGGTGGCCGGGAGGAACTGGACGCGGCGCTGGTCGTGGATGCGACCGGACGGACCAGTCGGACGCCGGCCTGGCTCGACTCCAGCGGCTTCGAGCCCCCGCCGGTCGACGAGGTGCACATCGACCTCGCGTACAGCACCGCTCTCGTGGACCGACCACCCGCCGACAACACGGCGTACCTCGTGACGCCCTCCGCCGACGAGCCCCGTGGTGCAGGCGTCCTCCCTGTCGAGGACGACCGGTGGGTCGTCACCCTCGCCGGGCTCCACGGGGACCACCCGCCGACCGACCTGGACGGGCTCCGACGCTTCGCCGCCGGGCTCCCCATCCCGGACGTGGCGACGTTGCTCGAAGAGCGCACGGTCGTCGGTGACGGGATCGCCCACTACCCGTTCCCGTCGAACGTCCGCCGCCGGTACGAGGCCCTCGCCCGGGTCCCCGAGGGGTTGCTGGTCGTCGGAGACGGTATCGCGAGTTTCAACCCGCTGTACGGTCAGGGGATGTCCGTCGCCGCGCTGGAGAGTCTCGTGCTGCACGACGTGCTCGCCAGTACGGACGACACGACGCTCGCGCCACGGTTCTACGAGCGTGCCAGCGATGTCGTCGACGTCGCCTGGCGGCTGGCCATCGGCTCCGACTTCCAGTTCCCCGAGACGACCGGGGACAAACCCCGCGGGACCGACCTGATGAACCGGTACGTCTCCCGGCTGACGCGTCGGGCACACGACGACGGCCAGCTCCGCGACGCCTTCGTCCGGGTGATGATGATGGACCGCCCGCCGAACTCGCTGTTCGAACCGCGCATCCTCTGGCGGGTACTCGCACCACGTCCAGTCCAGACCGTCGCCAGGTGA
- a CDS encoding mechanosensitive ion channel family protein: MVLQPVVTLQAGIDQAFEDTLAELIAFAPRLIGALLILVVGWVLGRLLFRVISRVADRIELDRLVLGTPLGRMLGGTERAVSRSFGRVGAWFVYALALLAAADVLAVNLLSEWISTAVSYLPAFVAGALLIVVGFVLADFLADAIGRTETVTDTGYTGYFADGARIFLYFIALVMGLDTMGVDVAILYTFAQAAAWGVAAGIALAIGISFGWGGKDYVADNIGGWVGQSPAPMPAGRGGGGGGGGHPTDGGADQATDGGEDDGDE, encoded by the coding sequence ATGGTACTACAGCCCGTCGTCACACTCCAGGCTGGCATCGATCAGGCGTTCGAGGACACCCTCGCCGAGCTCATCGCGTTCGCGCCACGACTGATCGGCGCACTGCTCATCCTGGTCGTCGGCTGGGTCCTCGGTCGCCTCCTCTTCCGGGTCATCTCGCGGGTCGCCGACCGCATCGAGCTCGACCGACTGGTCCTCGGGACGCCGCTCGGCCGGATGCTCGGCGGCACCGAACGCGCCGTCTCGCGGTCCTTCGGCCGGGTCGGTGCGTGGTTCGTCTACGCGCTCGCCCTGCTCGCCGCGGCGGACGTTCTCGCCGTCAACCTGCTCTCCGAGTGGATCAGCACCGCGGTCTCGTACCTGCCGGCGTTCGTCGCGGGGGCCCTGCTCATCGTCGTCGGGTTCGTCCTCGCTGACTTCCTCGCCGACGCCATCGGCCGGACCGAGACGGTCACCGATACGGGGTACACGGGGTACTTCGCCGACGGTGCGCGCATCTTCCTCTACTTCATCGCCCTCGTGATGGGCCTCGACACGATGGGCGTCGACGTCGCCATCCTGTACACGTTCGCACAGGCCGCCGCGTGGGGCGTCGCCGCCGGCATCGCGCTCGCCATCGGCATCTCCTTCGGCTGGGGCGGCAAGGACTACGTCGCGGACAACATCGGTGGCTGGGTCGGGCAGAGTCCCGCACCGATGCCTGCCGGCCGCGGCGGCGGTGGCGGCGGTGGCGGGCACCCGACCGACGGCGGTGCGGACCAGGCCACCGACGGCGGGGAGGACGACGGCGACGAGTGA